One window of the Archangium primigenium genome contains the following:
- a CDS encoding GGDEF domain-containing protein — protein sequence MAGDETRVTKISSIKELATPVDSECCIVQIHGPELGKKYTLLDLEFTIGREEGNHIVVDLDNVSRRHARIIRKQGRMFVQDLGSTNGTYLNDQEVTQETPLRSGDLIKVGGSIFKFLTGDNVELQYHETIYTLTIQDGLTGINNKRYFLEYLEREMGRCHRYGRPLTLMIFDIDFFKKINDVHGHLAGDYVLRELAQTLKRLVRKEQCFARYGGEEFAVVIPEDGGDKARIFAEKIRQCIEKKPFVFENQDIPVTLSLGVADMTPDMVEPLQFIKIADANLYKAKKTGRNRVVG from the coding sequence ATGGCTGGCGACGAAACCCGAGTAACCAAGATCTCCTCGATCAAGGAGTTGGCGACCCCGGTCGACTCGGAATGCTGCATCGTGCAGATTCACGGGCCGGAGCTGGGCAAGAAGTACACGCTCCTCGACCTCGAGTTCACCATCGGGCGTGAAGAGGGAAACCACATCGTGGTGGACCTCGACAACGTCTCGCGCAGGCATGCGCGCATCATCCGCAAGCAGGGGCGGATGTTCGTGCAGGACCTGGGCTCCACCAACGGCACCTACCTGAACGATCAGGAAGTGACGCAGGAGACGCCGCTGCGCAGCGGCGATCTCATCAAGGTGGGGGGCTCGATCTTCAAGTTCCTCACCGGCGACAACGTGGAGCTGCAGTACCACGAGACCATCTACACGCTCACCATCCAGGACGGTCTGACCGGCATCAACAACAAGCGCTACTTCCTGGAGTACCTGGAGCGCGAGATGGGCCGGTGCCACCGTTATGGACGCCCCTTGACGTTGATGATCTTCGACATCGACTTCTTCAAGAAGATCAACGACGTGCACGGCCACCTGGCGGGGGACTACGTCCTGCGCGAGCTGGCGCAGACGCTCAAGCGGCTGGTGCGCAAGGAGCAGTGCTTCGCGCGCTACGGCGGCGAGGAGTTCGCGGTCGTCATCCCCGAGGACGGGGGCGACAAGGCGCGCATCTTCGCGGAGAAGATCCGTCAGTGTATCGAGAAGAAGCCGTTCGTCTTCGAGAACCAGGACATTCCCGTCACCTTGTCGCTGGGCGTGGCCGACATGACGCCCGACATGGTGGAGCCGCTGCAGTTCATCAAGATCGCGGACGCCAACCTCTACAAGGCGAAGAAGACGGGCCGCAACCGCGTGGTGGGCTGA
- the glgC gene encoding glucose-1-phosphate adenylyltransferase, which yields MAKLLAMILAGGAGTRLEPLTRERAKPAVPFGGRYRIIDFVLSNFANSGIYRMKVLTQYKSDSLNKHLSRSWRMSAFLDHYVETVPAQMRTGMDWYKGSVDAIYQNLNIITDEEPDYIFVFGADHIYRMDCRQMLDFHVQNKAACTVAAIPVPIAEGREFGIIDVDANGRMRGFVEKPKNPPPMPGNPDYCLASMGNYLFSTDSLVKEVVRDAANEASVHDFGKSIISELYKREPVYVYDFATNNISGQEGKERGYWRDVGNIDTYYQANMDLVEVDPVFNLYNDRWPIYTQPNNFPPAKFVFADRENKRVGHAMDSLVSEGCIISGGHVKRSVLSPKVRVNSFSEIEDSLLFENVTIGRRCRIRRAIIDKNVEIPPEMTIGYDLEEDRRRFHVTSGGVVVIPKGMKVA from the coding sequence ATGGCGAAATTGCTGGCAATGATCCTCGCGGGGGGGGCCGGAACCCGGCTCGAACCCCTGACTCGTGAACGCGCCAAGCCGGCCGTGCCGTTCGGTGGCCGCTACCGCATCATCGACTTCGTCCTCTCGAACTTCGCCAACTCCGGCATCTACCGGATGAAGGTGCTGACCCAGTACAAGAGCGACTCGCTCAACAAGCACCTGTCGCGCTCGTGGCGGATGTCGGCCTTCCTGGACCACTACGTGGAGACGGTGCCGGCGCAGATGCGCACGGGCATGGACTGGTACAAGGGCAGCGTCGACGCCATCTACCAGAACCTCAACATCATCACCGACGAGGAGCCCGACTACATCTTCGTCTTCGGCGCGGACCACATCTACCGGATGGACTGCCGGCAGATGTTGGACTTCCACGTGCAGAACAAGGCCGCGTGCACCGTGGCCGCCATCCCGGTGCCCATCGCGGAGGGCCGGGAGTTCGGCATCATCGACGTGGACGCGAACGGGCGCATGCGCGGCTTCGTGGAGAAGCCCAAGAACCCGCCGCCCATGCCGGGCAACCCCGACTACTGCCTGGCGTCCATGGGCAACTACCTCTTCTCCACCGACTCGTTGGTGAAGGAAGTGGTGCGCGACGCGGCCAACGAGGCGAGCGTCCACGACTTCGGCAAGTCCATCATCAGCGAGCTGTACAAGCGCGAGCCGGTGTACGTGTACGACTTCGCCACCAACAACATCTCCGGCCAGGAGGGCAAGGAGCGGGGCTACTGGCGCGACGTGGGCAACATCGACACGTACTACCAGGCCAACATGGATCTGGTGGAGGTGGACCCCGTGTTCAACCTCTACAACGACCGCTGGCCCATCTACACCCAGCCCAACAACTTCCCGCCGGCCAAGTTCGTCTTCGCCGACCGGGAGAACAAGCGCGTGGGCCACGCCATGGACTCGCTGGTGAGCGAGGGCTGCATCATCTCCGGCGGCCACGTGAAGCGCTCGGTGCTCTCGCCCAAGGTGCGCGTCAACTCGTTCTCCGAGATCGAGGACAGCCTGCTCTTCGAGAACGTCACCATCGGGCGGCGCTGCCGCATCCGGCGCGCCATCATCGACAAGAACGTGGAGATCCCCCCGGAGATGACCATCGGCTACGACCTCGAGGAGGATCGCCGCCGCTTCCACGTCACCTCGGGCGGCGTGGTCGTCATCCCCAAGGGCATGAAGGTCGCCTGA
- a CDS encoding SDR family oxidoreductase, with translation MDLELKDKVVLVTGGSDGIGAAVARRLVAEGARVALCARNAERLEATAARLREAGGDVLPVVADVTQPAQVDAFVDAAVARWGRVDGLVNNAGASSARPFAEVDDATWEADLQLKLFAAVRTSRRVLPLLRAAGGGAIVNVLAVSAKAPGARSAPSSVSRAAGMALTKTLSKELGAEGIRVNAVLPGLIESGQWERRAASSGQSLEALYHQMGRGTEIPLGRVGRAEEFADVVAFLLSPRAGYVTGVALNVDGGLSPVV, from the coding sequence GTGGATCTGGAGCTGAAGGACAAGGTGGTGCTGGTGACGGGAGGCTCGGACGGCATCGGGGCGGCGGTGGCCCGGAGGCTCGTCGCCGAGGGCGCCCGGGTGGCCCTGTGCGCCCGCAACGCCGAGCGGTTGGAGGCCACGGCCGCGCGGTTGCGCGAGGCGGGCGGGGACGTGCTGCCGGTGGTGGCGGACGTCACCCAGCCGGCCCAGGTGGACGCCTTCGTGGACGCGGCGGTGGCGCGCTGGGGCCGGGTGGACGGGCTGGTGAACAACGCCGGGGCCTCGTCGGCGCGGCCCTTCGCGGAGGTGGATGACGCCACGTGGGAGGCGGACCTCCAGCTCAAGCTGTTCGCCGCGGTGCGCACCTCGCGGCGGGTGTTGCCCCTGCTGCGCGCGGCGGGCGGGGGCGCCATCGTCAACGTGCTGGCCGTCTCCGCCAAGGCGCCCGGGGCCCGCTCCGCGCCGTCCTCGGTGTCCCGGGCGGCCGGCATGGCGCTCACCAAGACGCTGTCCAAGGAGCTGGGCGCGGAGGGCATCCGGGTGAACGCCGTGCTGCCGGGCCTCATCGAGAGCGGCCAATGGGAGCGCCGCGCGGCGTCCTCGGGCCAGTCCCTGGAGGCGCTCTACCACCAGATGGGGCGCGGCACGGAGATTCCCCTGGGCCGGGTGGGCCGGGCCGAGGAGTTCGCGGACGTGGTGGCCTTCCTGCTCTCGCCCCGCGCGGGCTACGTGACGGGCGTGGCCCTCAACGTGGACGGAGGCCTGTCGCCCGTCGTGTAG